One segment of Pseudomonas pohangensis DNA contains the following:
- a CDS encoding lipoprotein-releasing ABC transporter permease subunit → MFRPLSVFIGMRYTRAKRRSHFISFISLTSMLGLALGVMVMILVLSVMNGFDRELRTRILGMVPQAAVQSFNPIKDWHGLAEKLGQHPHVQAVAPFVQTQGMLSHDDQVLPVMVDGIDPAEEDKVSVIGNYFREGSLQSLKPGEFGMILGTLAAERLGVTVGDKVTFIAPDVVVTPAGLFPRMKRFTVVGLFKVGAGELDAGLALVNISDAARLQRWQASDVQGLRLKLDDLFQAPRVAWELGRELQDQDLFTRDWTRSHGNLYRAIGMQKAMIGLLLLLIVAVAAFNIISTLVMVVNDKRSDIAILRTLGMTPRQIMATFMVQGSIIGVVGTLTGALLGILAALNVSAAVDWLESLLGTRFLNEDVYFISYLPSQLLPGDLIMVCCAALLLSFLATLYPAWRAARTQPAEALRYE, encoded by the coding sequence ATGTTCAGACCCCTGTCCGTATTCATTGGCATGCGCTACACCCGTGCCAAACGCCGCAGCCATTTCATCTCGTTCATCTCGCTGACCTCCATGCTCGGTCTGGCACTCGGGGTGATGGTGATGATCCTGGTGCTGTCGGTGATGAACGGATTCGATCGTGAATTGCGCACACGCATTCTCGGCATGGTGCCGCAAGCCGCCGTGCAGTCGTTCAACCCGATCAAGGACTGGCATGGGCTGGCAGAAAAGCTTGGCCAGCATCCCCATGTGCAGGCGGTAGCGCCCTTTGTGCAGACCCAGGGCATGCTCAGCCATGATGACCAGGTATTGCCGGTGATGGTTGACGGCATAGATCCGGCCGAGGAAGACAAGGTCTCGGTAATCGGCAACTATTTTCGTGAAGGCAGTCTGCAAAGTCTCAAGCCGGGCGAATTCGGCATGATTCTGGGCACCCTGGCGGCCGAGCGTCTGGGGGTAACGGTCGGCGACAAGGTGACCTTTATCGCACCGGATGTGGTGGTGACGCCTGCCGGTCTGTTTCCGCGGATGAAGCGCTTCACCGTGGTCGGCCTGTTCAAGGTCGGAGCGGGCGAGCTGGATGCCGGGCTGGCGCTGGTCAATATCAGCGATGCGGCGCGCCTGCAGCGCTGGCAGGCCAGTGATGTACAAGGTCTGCGGCTGAAGCTGGATGACCTGTTCCAGGCGCCCAGGGTAGCCTGGGAGCTGGGCCGCGAGCTGCAGGATCAGGATCTGTTTACCCGTGACTGGACCCGCTCCCACGGCAACCTGTATCGCGCCATTGGCATGCAGAAGGCGATGATCGGTCTGTTGCTGCTGCTGATCGTGGCGGTGGCTGCCTTCAACATCATCTCCACGCTGGTCATGGTGGTGAATGACAAGCGCTCGGATATTGCGATTCTGCGTACTCTCGGTATGACGCCCCGGCAGATCATGGCTACCTTCATGGTCCAGGGCAGCATTATCGGCGTGGTCGGCACGCTGACCGGTGCGCTGCTGGGGATTCTGGCGGCATTGAATGTCAGTGCGGCGGTTGACTGGCTGGAATCACTGCTGGGCACGCGCTTTCTCAATGAAGATGTGTACTTCATCAGCTACCTGCCATCGCAACTGCTGCCGGGTGACCTGATCATGGTCTGTTGTGCCGCCTTGCTGCTGAGTTTTCTTGCCACCCTGTATCCGGCCTGGCGTGCGGCACGCACCCAGCCCGCGGAGGCTTTGCGTTATGAGTGA
- a CDS encoding phosphodiesterase has protein sequence MRPAVLLLLFLAASVNAENIIIPLGQQGSSTLQMPVNGTSRSSVLERFGLPDVEHPPVGSPRMTRWDYRDFSVYFENDRVITSVRNHQPRYPTSRPEQAQP, from the coding sequence ATGCGTCCTGCAGTGCTGCTTCTGCTGTTTCTGGCGGCATCCGTCAATGCCGAAAACATCATTATTCCGCTTGGCCAGCAAGGCAGTTCCACGCTGCAAATGCCCGTCAACGGTACATCCCGCAGCAGTGTGCTGGAACGTTTCGGCCTGCCCGACGTCGAGCACCCGCCAGTGGGGTCGCCCAGAATGACCCGTTGGGACTACCGGGACTTTTCGGTCTATTTCGAAAATGACAGGGTGATTACCAGCGTACGCAATCATCAACCCAGATACCCGACCTCCAGACCGGAGCAGGCACAACCATGA
- a CDS encoding glycerophosphodiester phosphodiesterase has protein sequence MTLIYGHRGAKGEAPENTLASFQRCLEHDVRRCELDLHLSRDGELMVIHDPTLKRTTRHRGRVAQHDATELVQFDARGGGPGWPHPCPIPRLAELFEQCPFEHWQLEVKSASRTRAARSVLAIKALVERYGLQDKVCVTSSSREVLRALNRLTPELSCGLIAEYAWLDPLKIARHYNCDLLALNWTLCTPERLLKAQKQGLHVSVWTVNEPALMRRLADFGADSIITDFPGLARKTLVQP, from the coding sequence ATGACACTGATCTACGGCCACCGCGGTGCCAAGGGCGAAGCACCGGAAAATACCCTCGCCAGTTTCCAGCGCTGCCTGGAGCACGATGTGCGCCGTTGCGAGCTGGATCTGCATCTGTCCCGCGACGGTGAACTGATGGTGATTCATGACCCCACCCTCAAACGCACCACCCGGCACCGCGGCCGGGTAGCCCAGCATGATGCGACAGAGCTGGTGCAATTCGATGCCCGCGGTGGCGGACCGGGCTGGCCGCACCCCTGCCCGATTCCGCGCCTGGCCGAGCTGTTCGAGCAATGCCCGTTCGAGCACTGGCAACTGGAAGTGAAAAGCGCCTCACGCACGCGCGCCGCCCGCAGCGTGCTGGCGATCAAGGCACTGGTGGAGCGCTACGGCCTGCAGGACAAGGTCTGCGTGACCTCCAGCTCCAGAGAGGTGTTGCGCGCACTGAACCGGCTGACGCCGGAGCTTTCATGCGGATTGATCGCCGAATATGCCTGGCTCGACCCGCTGAAAATCGCCCGGCACTACAACTGCGACCTGCTCGCCCTGAACTGGACACTGTGCACCCCGGAACGCCTGCTCAAAGCGCAGAAGCAGGGCTTGCACGTATCCGTATGGACGGTCAACGAGCCCGCACTGATGCGCAGGCTGGCTGACTTCGGAGCCGACAGCATCATTACCGACTTTCCCGGGCTGGCCCGCAAGACCCTGGTTCAGCCCTGA
- the sthA gene encoding Si-specific NAD(P)(+) transhydrogenase: protein MAVFNYDVVVLGSGPAGEGAAINAAKAGRRVAMVDSRAQVGGNCTHLGTIPSKALRHSVRQIMQYNKNPLFRQIGEPRWFSFPDVLKSAERVIAKQVTSRTSFYARNRIDTYFGTASFADDHSVRVVCLNGMLDTLVAKQFIIATGSRPYRPHDVDFNHPRVYDSDTILTLSHTPRRLIVYGAGVIGCEYASIFSGLGVMVDLIDNRDQLLNFLDDEISDALSYHLRSSNVIIRHNEEYERIEGIDNGVILHLKSGKKLRADALLWCNGRTGNTDKLALENVGLSANGRGQLQVDESYRTEVSNIYAAGDVIGWPSLASAAYDQGRSAAGSIVENDSSRFINDVPTGIYTIPEISSLGKTERELTMEQVPYEVGKASFRGMARAQIAVEPVGMLKILFHRETLQILGVHCFGYQASEIVHIGQAIMNQPGEANTIKYFINTTFNYPTMAEAYRVAAFDGLNRLF from the coding sequence ATGGCGGTCTTCAACTATGACGTGGTTGTGCTGGGTTCCGGCCCTGCAGGTGAAGGCGCGGCGATCAACGCGGCGAAGGCCGGACGCCGGGTGGCGATGGTCGACAGCCGCGCACAGGTAGGTGGTAACTGCACCCACCTCGGCACCATTCCGTCAAAGGCACTGCGCCACTCCGTGCGGCAGATCATGCAGTACAACAAGAACCCGCTGTTCCGTCAGATTGGCGAACCACGCTGGTTTTCCTTTCCGGACGTACTCAAAAGTGCCGAGCGGGTGATTGCCAAGCAGGTGACTTCACGCACCAGCTTTTATGCGCGCAACCGCATTGATACCTACTTTGGCACCGCCAGCTTTGCCGATGACCATTCGGTGCGGGTGGTCTGCCTGAATGGCATGCTGGATACGCTGGTGGCCAAGCAGTTCATCATCGCCACCGGTTCGCGTCCGTACCGGCCACACGATGTCGATTTCAATCACCCGCGGGTGTATGACAGCGACACCATTCTGACCCTCAGCCATACACCGCGACGGCTGATTGTCTACGGAGCAGGGGTGATCGGCTGTGAATATGCCTCTATTTTCAGCGGCCTGGGGGTGATGGTCGACCTGATCGACAACCGCGATCAACTGCTCAACTTCCTTGATGACGAGATCTCCGATGCGCTGAGTTATCACCTGCGCTCGAGCAACGTGATCATCCGCCACAACGAGGAGTATGAACGCATCGAGGGGATAGACAATGGTGTGATTCTGCATCTGAAATCAGGCAAGAAGCTGCGTGCCGATGCCTTGCTCTGGTGCAACGGGCGCACCGGCAATACCGACAAGCTGGCCCTGGAAAATGTCGGCCTGAGCGCCAATGGTCGCGGCCAGTTGCAGGTGGATGAAAGCTACCGTACCGAGGTGTCGAACATCTATGCGGCGGGCGATGTGATCGGCTGGCCGAGTCTGGCCAGCGCGGCCTATGACCAGGGCCGTTCGGCAGCGGGCAGTATTGTCGAGAATGACAGTTCGCGCTTTATCAACGATGTACCGACTGGTATTTACACTATTCCGGAAATCAGTTCGCTGGGTAAAACCGAACGCGAGCTGACCATGGAGCAAGTGCCTTATGAGGTCGGCAAGGCTTCTTTCCGGGGCATGGCGCGGGCACAGATTGCTGTTGAACCGGTGGGGATGCTGAAAATCCTCTTTCACCGCGAGACCCTGCAGATTCTCGGCGTGCACTGCTTCGGCTATCAGGCTTCGGAGATCGTGCATATCGGTCAGGCGATCATGAATCAGCCGGGTGAAGCCAATACCATCAAGTACTTCATCAACACCACCTTCAACTACCCGACCATGGCCGAAGCCTATCGGGTCGCCGCTTTTGACGGTCTGAACCGGCTGTTCTGA
- the nqrM gene encoding (Na+)-NQR maturation NqrM, which yields MTWLLVFLIMLLVVLGMAVGVIFGRKPIAGSCGGIANLGIEKECSICGGSREKCEEVNSDKASATGKAPLAYDATKR from the coding sequence ATGACCTGGCTACTGGTGTTTCTGATCATGTTGCTGGTGGTGCTGGGTATGGCCGTCGGTGTGATATTCGGGCGTAAACCGATTGCCGGCTCTTGTGGCGGCATCGCCAATCTGGGCATCGAGAAGGAATGCTCGATCTGCGGCGGCAGCCGCGAGAAGTGCGAGGAAGTTAATAGCGACAAAGCCTCCGCCACTGGAAAAGCGCCACTGGCCTACGATGCGACCAAACGCTAA
- a CDS encoding FAD:protein FMN transferase: MILVAKTLLLTLAGLLLAGCGQTIEQLAGPTMGSTYSVKYVPGATTPAPAAVQAQVDTILAEIDQQLSTYRADSLVSGFNRLPAGACAPMPEAVLELVRTGEQLALESNGAFDLTIEPLIELWGFGAQSRGEQVPTAEQITAARAQVGHQHLQIRDQQLCKDQAVQLDFNSIGAGYAVDRVSAMLEGQGVTDYLVEITGELKALGRKPDGSSWHIAIEEPHEGQQVAARVLELDGLGVSTSGDYRNYFEQAGKRYSHSIDARNGSPISHRLASVTVVDASALRADGLSTVLMLLGPEQGFELAQQAGIAALFISHTGQGFASRASPAFDARFPTGEQP, translated from the coding sequence ATGATTTTGGTGGCTAAAACACTGCTGCTCACTTTGGCGGGACTGCTGTTGGCTGGTTGTGGCCAAACAATCGAACAGCTTGCGGGACCGACCATGGGCAGCACCTACTCGGTGAAGTATGTGCCGGGTGCCACAACACCGGCACCCGCCGCAGTCCAGGCGCAAGTGGATACCATCCTTGCGGAAATCGATCAGCAACTGTCCACCTATCGTGCCGATTCGCTGGTCTCCGGCTTCAACCGCTTGCCGGCTGGTGCTTGTGCGCCAATGCCGGAAGCGGTGCTGGAACTGGTCAGAACCGGCGAGCAGCTTGCGCTTGAGAGTAACGGTGCGTTTGACCTTACCATCGAGCCGCTGATCGAGCTCTGGGGCTTTGGCGCCCAGTCCAGGGGCGAGCAGGTACCGACTGCCGAACAAATTACCGCAGCCCGGGCGCAGGTTGGCCATCAGCATCTGCAAATCAGGGATCAGCAACTGTGCAAGGATCAGGCAGTCCAGCTGGATTTCAACAGCATCGGTGCCGGCTATGCGGTAGACCGGGTCAGCGCGATGCTCGAGGGGCAGGGCGTTACCGACTATCTGGTGGAAATTACCGGTGAACTGAAGGCGCTGGGTCGCAAACCGGATGGGTCTTCCTGGCATATCGCCATTGAAGAACCGCACGAGGGGCAACAGGTCGCCGCCCGGGTGCTGGAGCTAGATGGTCTGGGGGTATCGACTTCGGGCGATTACCGTAATTATTTTGAACAGGCGGGCAAGCGCTATTCTCATAGTATCGATGCGCGCAACGGTTCGCCGATCAGCCATCGTCTGGCTTCGGTGACTGTGGTGGATGCATCGGCGCTGCGCGCCGACGGATTATCGACCGTGCTCATGCTGCTTGGACCCGAACAGGGCTTCGAGCTGGCACAACAAGCGGGCATAGCGGCGTTGTTTATCAGCCATACCGGACAGGGCTTTGCCAGCCGGGCAAGCCCGGCGTTCGATGCACGCTTTCCCACAGGAGAACAACCATGA
- the nqrF gene encoding NADH:ubiquinone reductase (Na(+)-transporting) subunit F, whose protein sequence is MLNFEIFLAIGMFTGIVLALVLIILAARAKLVSSGDVNIVINGERTITVPAGGKLLQTLASNNVFLSSACGGGGTCAQCKCIIESGGGEMLPTEESHFTKREAKAGWRLSCQAPVKQDMHIEVPEEVFGVKKWECTVESNPNVATFIKELTLRLPEGENVDFRAGGYVQLECPPHHVKYKDFDIQPEYRGDWDKFNQWKYESKVEETVIRAYSMANYPEEQGIVKFNIRIASPPPGKDHLPAGQMSSWVFSLKPGDKVTVYGPFGEFFAKDTDAEMIFIGGGAGMAPMRSHIFDQLKRLGSKRKISFWYGARSLREAFYVEEYDQLQADNPNFEWHLALSDPQPEDNWTGLKGFIHNVLLENYLKDHPAPEDCEFYMCGPPMMNAAVIKMLLDMGVEQENILLDDFGG, encoded by the coding sequence ATGCTGAATTTCGAGATTTTCCTGGCCATAGGCATGTTCACCGGCATCGTACTGGCGCTGGTGCTGATCATTCTGGCGGCGCGCGCCAAGCTGGTTTCCAGCGGCGACGTGAACATTGTCATCAACGGTGAACGCACCATCACGGTTCCGGCGGGCGGCAAGCTGCTGCAGACGCTGGCGTCGAACAACGTGTTCCTGTCCTCGGCTTGCGGCGGCGGCGGTACCTGCGCCCAGTGCAAGTGCATTATCGAAAGTGGCGGCGGCGAAATGCTGCCCACCGAAGAATCGCACTTCACCAAACGTGAAGCCAAGGCCGGCTGGCGCTTGTCCTGTCAGGCGCCGGTCAAGCAGGACATGCACATCGAAGTACCGGAAGAAGTGTTCGGCGTAAAGAAGTGGGAGTGCACGGTGGAATCCAACCCCAACGTGGCCACGTTCATTAAGGAGCTGACCCTGCGTTTGCCCGAGGGTGAAAACGTGGATTTCCGCGCCGGTGGTTATGTGCAGCTGGAGTGCCCGCCGCACCACGTCAAGTACAAGGACTTTGACATCCAGCCCGAGTACCGCGGCGACTGGGACAAGTTCAACCAGTGGAAGTACGAGTCCAAGGTCGAGGAAACGGTCATTCGTGCCTATTCCATGGCCAACTACCCGGAAGAGCAGGGCATCGTCAAATTCAACATCCGTATCGCTTCGCCACCTCCGGGCAAGGATCATCTGCCGGCCGGGCAGATGTCCTCCTGGGTGTTCAGCCTGAAACCGGGTGACAAGGTCACTGTCTACGGGCCGTTTGGCGAGTTCTTCGCCAAGGACACCGACGCCGAGATGATCTTCATTGGCGGTGGTGCCGGTATGGCGCCGATGCGCTCGCATATCTTCGACCAGCTCAAGCGTCTGGGTTCCAAGCGCAAGATCAGCTTCTGGTACGGCGCGCGCTCGCTGCGCGAGGCGTTCTATGTCGAGGAATATGACCAGTTGCAGGCGGACAACCCGAATTTCGAATGGCATCTGGCTTTGTCGGATCCGCAGCCGGAAGACAACTGGACCGGGCTGAAAGGATTTATCCACAACGTACTGCTGGAAAATTATCTGAAGGACCATCCGGCTCCGGAAGATTGTGAGTTCTACATGTGCGGTCCGCCCATGATGAACGCGGCCGTTATCAAGATGCTGCTTGACATGGGTGTCGAGCAAGAGAACATCCTGCTGGATGATTTTGGTGGCTAA
- the nqrE gene encoding NADH:ubiquinone reductase (Na(+)-transporting) subunit E gives MEHYVSLFVKAVFVENMALAFFLGMCTFIAISKKVETAIGLGIAVVVVQTITVPANNLIFTYLLKDGALAWAGLPEVDLSFLGLLSYIGVIAAIVQILEMLLDKYVPALYNALGVFLPLITVNCAIMGGTLFMVERDYNLSESVVYGVGSGFSWALAIALLAGIREKLKYSDVPEGLQGLGITFITIGLMSLGFMSFSGVQL, from the coding sequence ATGGAACATTACGTCAGCCTTTTCGTGAAGGCCGTGTTCGTCGAGAACATGGCGCTGGCCTTCTTTCTTGGCATGTGTACCTTCATTGCCATTTCCAAGAAAGTCGAGACAGCCATTGGTCTGGGTATTGCCGTGGTGGTGGTGCAGACCATTACCGTGCCGGCCAACAACCTGATTTTCACCTACCTGCTCAAGGATGGCGCACTGGCCTGGGCCGGGCTGCCGGAGGTCGACCTGTCGTTCCTCGGCCTGCTCAGCTATATCGGCGTGATTGCGGCCATCGTGCAGATCCTCGAGATGCTGCTGGATAAGTACGTGCCTGCGCTGTACAACGCGCTGGGTGTGTTTTTGCCACTGATCACGGTGAACTGCGCCATCATGGGCGGCACGCTGTTCATGGTCGAGCGCGATTACAACCTCAGTGAAAGCGTGGTTTACGGCGTCGGCTCCGGTTTCTCCTGGGCGCTGGCGATTGCCCTGCTGGCCGGTATCCGCGAGAAACTGAAGTACAGCGATGTGCCCGAAGGCCTGCAGGGTCTGGGTATTACCTTCATCACTATTGGTCTGATGTCGTTGGGCTTCATGTCCTTCTCCGGCGTCCAGTTGTAA
- a CDS encoding NADH:ubiquinone reductase (Na(+)-transporting) subunit D — translation MIMAQPTIKEVLLNPIFHNNPIGLQILGICSALAVTSNLKTALVMSVALTLVTGFSNLFISMIRKQIPSSIRMIVQMVIIASLVIVVDQLLKAFAFSLSKQLSVFVGLIITNCIVMGRAEAFAMANPPVVSFFDGIGNGLGYSAMLIVLGIVRELFGAGKLLGYTILPTVNDGGWYQPNGLLLLPPSAFFLIGLIIWALRSWKTEQKEAADFKMAPHVSNKEAY, via the coding sequence TTGATCATGGCACAACCCACTATCAAGGAAGTTCTGCTCAACCCGATCTTCCATAACAACCCCATCGGCCTGCAGATACTCGGTATCTGCTCGGCGCTGGCAGTAACCTCCAACCTCAAGACCGCACTGGTCATGTCGGTGGCGCTGACCCTGGTGACCGGGTTCTCCAACCTGTTCATCTCGATGATCCGCAAGCAGATCCCGAGTTCGATCCGCATGATCGTGCAAATGGTGATCATCGCCTCGCTGGTGATCGTGGTTGATCAGCTGCTCAAGGCCTTTGCCTTCAGTCTGTCCAAACAGCTGTCGGTGTTTGTCGGCCTGATCATCACCAACTGTATCGTGATGGGTCGGGCGGAAGCCTTCGCCATGGCCAACCCGCCGGTCGTATCGTTCTTCGACGGTATCGGCAACGGTCTGGGCTACAGCGCGATGCTGATTGTGCTGGGTATCGTTCGCGAACTGTTCGGCGCCGGCAAGCTGCTTGGTTACACCATTCTGCCGACCGTCAATGACGGTGGCTGGTACCAGCCCAACGGTCTGTTGCTGTTGCCGCCTTCGGCATTCTTCCTGATCGGCCTGATCATCTGGGCGTTGCGCAGCTGGAAAACCGAGCAGAAAGAGGCAGCGGACTTCAAGATGGCGCCGCATGTCAGTAACAAGGAGGCCTACTGA
- a CDS encoding Na(+)-translocating NADH-quinone reductase subunit C, with protein MSNQQESTLRTLVVALVVCLVCSIFVAGAAVALKPVQLENRLLDKQRSILAIAGLGESGMSAKQIKALYDERITAKVVDLSTGQYSDAQDARIYDQLKAAKDPKLSEAVPAEADIASIKRRERFATVYLVEDQGKLEKVILPVRGYGLWSTLYGFIALEGDLNTVVGFGFYQHGETPGLGGEVDNPKWKGLWKGKTLFDGNGELAVDIIKGGVDPQSPKAVHQVDALAGATLTSKGVNNLLHFWLGENGFGPFLAKLHKGEA; from the coding sequence ATGTCTAATCAACAGGAATCCACACTGCGCACCCTGGTGGTAGCGCTGGTTGTTTGTCTGGTCTGCTCGATCTTTGTCGCCGGTGCTGCCGTGGCTCTGAAACCGGTGCAGCTGGAAAACCGTCTGCTGGACAAGCAGCGCAGCATTCTGGCAATTGCCGGGCTGGGCGAAAGCGGCATGTCGGCCAAGCAGATCAAGGCACTCTATGATGAGCGCATCACCGCCAAGGTGGTCGATCTGAGTACGGGTCAGTACAGCGATGCGCAGGACGCCCGGATCTACGATCAACTCAAGGCGGCCAAGGATCCGAAGCTCTCTGAAGCGGTTCCGGCCGAGGCGGACATTGCTTCGATCAAGCGCCGTGAGCGATTCGCCACGGTGTATCTGGTCGAGGATCAGGGCAAGCTGGAGAAGGTGATTCTGCCGGTGCGCGGTTATGGCCTGTGGTCGACCCTGTACGGTTTCATCGCCCTGGAAGGCGATCTGAATACCGTGGTCGGTTTCGGTTTCTACCAGCACGGCGAAACGCCGGGGCTGGGTGGCGAAGTGGATAACCCGAAGTGGAAAGGTCTGTGGAAAGGCAAGACCCTGTTTGATGGCAACGGCGAGCTGGCCGTGGACATCATCAAGGGCGGTGTTGATCCGCAGAGCCCGAAAGCCGTGCATCAGGTTGATGCGCTGGCTGGCGCTACCCTGACCAGCAAGGGTGTCAACAACCTGCTGCATTTCTGGCTTGGCGAGAACGGTTTCGGCCCGTTCCTCGCAAAACTGCATAAAGGGGAGGCTTGA
- a CDS encoding NADH:ubiquinone reductase (Na(+)-transporting) subunit B: MALRKFLDSIEHNFDKGGRFEKWYALYEAVDTFFYRPGSVTKTTAHVRDGIDLKRIMITVWLCTFPAMFFGMWNVGYQANMIFAASPDLLAQQEGWRFGLIGMFAGFDPHSLWDNFIQGAAYFLPVYLTAFIVGGFWEVLFASIRKHEVNEGFFVTSVLFALIVPPSVPLWQVALGISFGVVIGKEVFGGTGKNFLNPALVGRAFMFFAYPAQMSGDAVWTSVDGFAGATALSTAAAGGIDQVMAGGLTWWDSFIGIEPGSMGETSVLAIFIGGAVLLLSKIASWRIVAGVMLGMIGLSVLFNAIGSTTNPMFAMPWYWHLVLGGFAFGMIFMATDPVSASMTNTGKWIFGALIGVMVVLIRVVNPAFPEGMMLAILFANLCAPLIDHFVVQANIKRRLARNV, encoded by the coding sequence ATGGCATTACGCAAGTTCCTGGACAGCATCGAGCATAATTTCGACAAGGGCGGCCGCTTTGAAAAGTGGTATGCCCTTTATGAAGCGGTAGACACCTTTTTCTATCGTCCCGGCAGCGTGACCAAGACCACTGCGCATGTGCGCGACGGCATTGATCTCAAGCGCATCATGATCACTGTCTGGCTGTGCACCTTTCCGGCAATGTTCTTCGGTATGTGGAACGTCGGCTATCAGGCCAACATGATCTTTGCCGCAAGCCCTGATCTGCTGGCGCAACAGGAAGGCTGGCGTTTTGGCCTGATCGGCATGTTCGCCGGTTTTGATCCGCACAGCCTGTGGGATAACTTCATCCAGGGTGCTGCCTACTTTCTGCCGGTGTATCTGACCGCTTTCATCGTTGGCGGCTTCTGGGAAGTGCTGTTTGCCTCGATCCGCAAGCACGAGGTCAACGAAGGCTTCTTCGTCACCTCGGTGCTGTTCGCGCTGATTGTGCCGCCGAGTGTGCCGCTCTGGCAGGTGGCGCTGGGTATCAGCTTTGGCGTGGTGATCGGCAAGGAAGTTTTCGGCGGTACCGGCAAGAACTTCCTCAACCCGGCACTGGTCGGGCGGGCTTTCATGTTCTTTGCCTATCCGGCGCAGATGAGCGGCGATGCCGTCTGGACTTCGGTGGATGGCTTTGCCGGCGCAACCGCGCTGAGTACGGCAGCTGCTGGCGGGATTGATCAGGTCATGGCTGGCGGCCTGACCTGGTGGGATTCCTTTATCGGCATCGAGCCAGGTTCCATGGGCGAAACCAGCGTGCTGGCGATCTTTATCGGTGGTGCCGTATTGCTGCTGAGCAAGATCGCCTCATGGCGCATCGTGGCTGGCGTGATGCTCGGCATGATCGGTCTGAGCGTGCTGTTCAATGCCATCGGCTCGACGACCAACCCGATGTTTGCCATGCCCTGGTACTGGCATCTGGTGCTCGGTGGTTTTGCTTTCGGCATGATCTTCATGGCCACGGACCCGGTGTCGGCCTCCATGACCAATACCGGCAAGTGGATTTTTGGCGCATTGATCGGCGTGATGGTGGTGTTGATCCGTGTGGTCAACCCGGCGTTTCCCGAGGGCATGATGCTGGCGATCCTGTTTGCCAACCTGTGCGCTCCGCTGATCGACCATTTTGTCGTACAGGCGAACATCAAGCGGAGGCTGGCACGCAATGTCTAA